CGTCGGCATCCGGACCTGGTCCGAAGACGTTGCGGGAGCGGCGATCTGATGGAGCGGGCGACGAGAATCGAACTCGCGTCATCAGTTTGGAAGACTGATGCTCTACCATTGAGCTACGCCCGCACGGCCGACCGGTCCTGCTCCGGCGGCGCGGACAGCTTAACGCAGCCGGTACCCTGATCCGTGCCAGGTCCGCCCGCGCGGCCCGGCACCGGGATGTAGCGCAGCTTGGTAGCGCGCCTGCTTTGGGAGCAGGATGTCGCAGGTTCAAATCCTGTCATCCCGACAGCGTTCACTGCTGTCGTCCCGACGGCTTTCACTTCTGTCGTCCCGACGGAACGGCGGCCGCGTCGAAGTGCGCCGGGAAGGGCACTGTTCCCCGTATGCGCAGCGTTGCCCGCTCCACCCGCCCTGGTCGTCCCCCGATCCGCCTCACGGCTGTCGTCGTGGCCGGCCTGTTGGTCCTCGGAGCGTGTGGGCGGGCCGCGGTCGGTGCCACCGACACCGGTGCGCCGGCGGTCACCTCCGCAGCGCAGTCGCCGTCCGCCGCGTCCTCGTCGGTCCCGGCCCCGAGCGCGGGCGTGGACCCCGGTACCGCTTCTGTCGTCCCGACTGTGCCGAGCGCGGCCGGGAACGTGACCGTGCCGCTGCCGGAGTGCCGGTCCGACCGGCTGCCGACCCGCACCGCGGGTGTGCTCACCTTCGCCACCTCGTCGCCCACCCGCGACCCGTGGTTCGGGCCGGATCCGGCCGACGGCACGGGGCTGGACGGGCAGATCGCGCTGGAGGTGGCGGCCGCGCTGGGCTACCCCGCATCCGCCGTGCGCTGGGTGGTCGTCCCGGCGGCCGAGGCGACCGCCCGCAGCGGCGAGTTCGACGCCGCCATCGACCGTTTCGTGATCCCGGACGGGGCCGGCGGTCCCGCCACCGCTGACTACAGCTCGGGGTACTTCGCCCTGAACGTGGTGGTCGTCGCCAGGGCCGGCAGCGCCGCGGCCGGGGTCGACTCGCTGGCCGGACTCGCCGCGCTCGGCACCCTGGGTGCGCCGCGCGCGGTCGCGAACGGGCTGCCGGCGGAGACCGGGCTGACCGTCGACGGGTTCACCGACGAGACCGGTGCGCTGTCGGCCCTGGACGCCGGGGACGTGCCCGCCGTCGTGATGGACGTCGACGACGCCCTCGCCCTCGACGACCCCGACCTGACCGTGGTCGGCGCCCTGCCCGACACCGGCACCACCCAGTCGCGCCAGTTCGGGTTCCTGCTCGCACCGGGCTCACCGCTCACCCCGTGCCTGTCCGCGGCGATCGACCTGCTGCGGGTGGAGGGCACGCTGGACGCCGTGGCCGACCGCTGGGTGCGGATCCCCGAACTGTCCTGACCCCGGCCGGCAGCTCAGGGCTTGCGCAGGTGGTCGTAGGCACCACCGGTGCCGGCCAGTTCGATGGTCCGCTGGTTGATCGCCACCACCGGCTGCACCCCGCCGTACGGCTCCCAGGACGGCACGTACCTGGCCGCCCCGCCGTTCACCACGACGATCGTGCCGCTGGGCCGGGCCTGCAGGAACGTGCCGTCGGCCGGGTGGAAGCGCAGGTGGTTCCAGTCGCCGCCGATGCCGGCGCGGCTGACCGCCACCGGGTCGATCTGCGTGGCCGGCCGCACCCCACCCAGCTCCGCCCAGGACGACACGTACAGCGGCGCCCCGCCGGCCACCCGGAAGACCGTGCCCGCGGCGTTGAGAAAGGTGCCGTCGGCGGGCAGCTGCTGCAGGTGGTTCCAGTCGCCGCCACGACCGGCGTTCCGGACCGCCGCCGGGTCGATCTGGGTCGCGGCGCGGACCCCGCCGAACGTCGTCCACGACGACACGACGATCGGTGCGCCGCCGGCGACCCGGAACACCGTGCCTCCGGCGTTGAGGAAGGTGCCGTCCGCGGGCATCCGGCGCAGGTGGTTCCAGTCGCCGCCGATCCCGGCGTTGCGGACCGCGGCCGGGTCGATCTGGGTGGCGGCCCGCACCCCGCCGAACGGCGTCCACGACGACACGACGATCGGTGCGCCGCCGGCGATCCGGTAGACGGTGCCGCCGGCGTTGACGAAGGTGCCGTCGGCGGGCACCGGCCGCAGGTGGTTCCAGTCCCCGCCGATGCCGGCCCGGCTGATCGCCGCCGGGTCGACCCGGATCGTGGACCGGGGTGCGCCGAACGGCGTCCACGACGACACCACTATCGGTGCGCCGCCGGCCACCCGGTAGGTGGTGCGGCCGGCCGAGAGGAACGTGCCGTCGGCGGGCACGGCGTTCAGCGCGGCGAAGTCGGTGGTGCTGATGACCCGGACCGGTTGCACCCCACCGACTGTCGCCCAGGCCGACACCGGGATCGGCGCGCCGCCGGCCACCCGGTAGATGGTGCGGAACCCGCCGACCCGGATGAACTCGCCGTCCCGGACGGCGCCGCCGCGGGAGGCCTGGACCAGCCGGGCCGTGGTGGTCGCGGTGGCCCGGGCCGGATCGGCGTAGCTGGCGGCGAGCGTGAGCACCGCGACGAAGTAGCGGTCGGTGTAGCCGACCGAGTGCATGGCGTTCGACGGTGTGGTCCAGAAGCTGTCGTTGCCCCACCCCTGCTTGGACCCGTGCACGCCGGTCAACGCGTTGAGCCCGAAGTCCTGGTTGAACCCGTCGGACCCGAGCGCGGTGGTGCGGGCCATCACCGGGATCAGCCACGGCCCGACCAGCGGGTCCTTCGAGGCGCGGTAGAGGAAGGTCGTCATGTCCCGGGCGGTGATCCGCGCCGCGCCCCAGTGGCCCACCCGGTCGGTGGCGTTGGTGGTGCCGGTCATCCCGTAGCGGGCGGCCATCGACGGGATGGCGCTGCTGGTGAACAGGGAGTTCGCGGTGCCGTCGTCGGAGTACTCGAGCATGTACGCCAGCCGGTCCCGGACATCGGCCGGTGTCTTGTTGTAGCCGCCGTAGAGCACCAGGTAGTAGGCCGCCAGCAGCAGTTTCATGATCGACTCGGACGCGACCTGGGACCGGGCGTTCGCCGTCTCGGACAGCACGGCGCCGGTGCTGCGGTCGATCACACTGACGTACTGCCGCACCCCGCGGGCCTGCGCCTGGGCGACGCCGGACGAGACCGCGGTGGCCGGCGACTGGACCGCCGCGACCTGCGGCAACGGTGCGAGCCCGGGGCCGCCGACGACCGGGGCCGGCCGGACCGGGGTACCGGCGGCCGGCAGCGGGAGCAGCGGCAGGACGAGGGAGAGGACCAGCAACAGGACCGCGCGGCGCCCGCGCCGTCCGGATCGCGGCAGGGCGGTCGTTCGGTTCACGCGCAGGCTCACTTCATCGTCGGGCGATCGGTCCGGCGATGGTAGGTGCGCGGCCGGACCACCCTCCGGTTCCCGCCCGCGGCGTGTCGCAACCAGGTGCAGATGTTCCTTCGCAACCGGGTGCAATTGCCCGGTCACCACCGGTGACGGCTCGGGGCATCCTTTCTCTCGCCTAGAATCGCTGTGGTCTGCGCCGATGATCCGTGCTGCCCCGGGGCCGTGCACGGGTCGGAACTGCAGGGCGGCGGCCACCCCCGACCGCCGCCCCGGCGATCCCACATCAAGGAGTCACAGCACGTGAAGAGCA
This region of Nakamurella alba genomic DNA includes:
- a CDS encoding type 2 periplasmic-binding domain-containing protein, whose amino-acid sequence is MRSVARSTRPGRPPIRLTAVVVAGLLVLGACGRAAVGATDTGAPAVTSAAQSPSAASSSVPAPSAGVDPGTASVVPTVPSAAGNVTVPLPECRSDRLPTRTAGVLTFATSSPTRDPWFGPDPADGTGLDGQIALEVAAALGYPASAVRWVVVPAAEATARSGEFDAAIDRFVIPDGAGGPATADYSSGYFALNVVVVARAGSAAAGVDSLAGLAALGTLGAPRAVANGLPAETGLTVDGFTDETGALSALDAGDVPAVVMDVDDALALDDPDLTVVGALPDTGTTQSRQFGFLLAPGSPLTPCLSAAIDLLRVEGTLDAVADRWVRIPELS